The following coding sequences are from one Nilaparvata lugens isolate BPH chromosome 6, ASM1435652v1, whole genome shotgun sequence window:
- the LOC111063228 gene encoding transcription initiation factor IIE subunit beta, with the protein MDPALLRERELFKKRALATPTVEKKRKDPEKETAKDEAKKKSKPPPTPSSAPSINYKTMSGSSQYKFGILAKIVKHMKTRHQDGDDHPLTLDEILDETNQLDIGTKVKQWLLTEALVGNPKIEVNIEGKFLFKAAYKIRDKKQLLKLLKQQDLKGLGGILLEDVQESLPHCEKALKALANEIVYIVRPIDKKKIMFYNFNTKSSI; encoded by the exons ATGGATCCAGCATTGTTGAGGGAGAGAGAGTTGTTCAAGAAAAGGGCGCTAGCTACACCAAC TGtcgaaaagaaaagaaaagatcCGGAAAAAGAAACTGCAAAAGATGAAGCAAAAAAGAAATCGAAGCCACCCCCCACTCCGTCATCCGCTCCTTCTATCAA CTACAAAACAATGTCTGGAAGTTCGCAATACAAATTTGGTATCCTTGCCAAGATTGTTAAGCATATGAAAACACGACATCAGGACGGAGATGATCATCCTCTAACACTTGATGAAATATTAGACGAAACTAATCAGTTGGATATTGGTACTAAAGTTAAACAG TGGCTGTTAACAGAAGCTCTTGTGGGAAATCCCAAAATAGAAGTTAACATCGAAGGAAAGTTCCTATTCAAAGCAGCTTACAAGATAAGAGACAAGAAGCAGCTTCTCAAGTTGCTCAAGCAGCAGGACTTGAAAGGATTGGGAGGAATACTCCTAGAAGATGTGCAGGAGTCTCTACCTCACTGCGAAAAAGCTTTAAAG GCATTAGCTAATGAGATAGTTTACATTGTACGACCAATCGATAAGAAAAAGATAATGTTCTataatttcaacaccaaatcttcaatctga